A section of the Fusarium falciforme chromosome 8, complete sequence genome encodes:
- a CDS encoding MFS domain-containing protein yields the protein MAVNEKDMTHPPEVAEHQEVADEAAHSPKDLNSEAAARGQGVSGYEELTPWQTVMKFKMNCLICTAMTISAGTDGYQIGLIGNIIANAGFVAQFGTQHADDGSVVLASSVMSVWNSLGSVGQIIGMVTLPFITDRFGRKISMYWYWLLLAISVAIECVAKTWGVWAVSKVFGGIGVGCLQSTIPAYISEVAPVRVRGMFLMAYSFWWILGQFFAPVALQVMLEKDPTDYLTPVYTQWSQIGLMLIIYLLVPESPAWLATKGKAEKAKKSLNIIYRGVDGFDVDHQYNLLLINIEHEREVAAEQNREKWYAIFRGRDGLRTVISCWTLMAQQFIGLGIFFGYATYFFQQAGLKDPFKITCITSGINIFFSIVVIAVSDVIGRRWLATTGTTICWVCCVVVGILGVVPQVKATNYVFVLFACIWNIGLVANGATGWGFIGEISSQRLRPYTAGFAAASTCVVGVGMGILIPYMVNAHEWNWGLKTSWLFAGLGAPFTLAMWFLIPETAGRSAAELDELFERKIKPWRFHKTVTTTQRMVELNKEERE from the exons ATGGCTGTCAACGAAAAGGACATGACCCATCCGCCCGAGGTGGCCGAGCACCAAGAAGTCGCCGACGAAGCCGCCCACTCCCCCAAGGATCTCAACTCCGAGGCCGCCGCCAGAGGTCAGGGCGTCAGCGGCTATGAAGAGTTGACGCCATGGCAGACTGTCATGAAGTTCAAGATGAACTGCCTCATCTGCACGGCCATGACCATCAGCGCCGGCACGGATGGTTACCAGATTGG ACTCATTGGAAACATCATCGCCAACGCAGGCTTTGTTGCCCAGTTTGGAACTCAGCACGCAGACGACGGCAGTGTGGTCCTCGCATCTTCAGTAATGAGTGTCTGGAACTCTCTTGGATCCGTCGGCCAGATCATCGGAATGGTCACTTTGCCCTTCATAACCGACAGATTTGGTAGAAAGATATCCATGTACTGGTACTGGCTCCTGCTCGCCATCAGCGTCGCCATCGAGTGTGTCGCCAAAACATGGGGCGTCTGGGCTGTTTCCAAGGTCTTTGGAGGCATCGGCGTCGGCTGTCTGCAGTCTACAATCCCAGCGTACATCTCAGAGGTGGCTCCCGTCAGGGTTCGAGGCATGTTTCTCATGGCATACAGCTTCTGGTGGATTCTCGGACAGTTTTTCGCCCCCGTTGCCCTCCAGGTCATGCTTGAGAAAGACCCCACCGACTACCTGACGCCAGTCTATACCCAATGGTCCCAGATCGGTCTCATGCTCATCATCTATCTCCTGGTCCCAGAGTCTCCAGCCTGGCTTGccaccaagggcaaggcagAAAAAGCCAAGAAGTCCCTCAACATCATCTACAGGGGAGTTGATGGCTTTGATGTTGACCATCAGTACAACCTTTTGCTCATCAACATCGAGCACGAACGCGAGGTTGCCGCCGAGCAAAATAGAGAGAAGTGGTACGCCATCTTCAGGGGTAGAGATGGACTCAGAACAGTCATCTCCTGCTGGACTCTGATGGCGCAACAGTTTATCGGCCTCGGTATCTTCTTTGGTTATGCGACGTACTTCTTCCAACAAGCCGGCTTGAAGGATCCCTTCAAGATCACATGCATCACATCTGGAATCAACATCTTCTTTTCGATCGTTGTCATCGCCGTGTCGGATGTCATTGGTCGTCGATGGCTTGCGACCACTGGAACGACAATCTGCTGGGTATGCTGCGTCGTCGTGGGCATTCTCGGAGTTGTACCGCAGGTCAAGGCGACAAACTATGTCTTTGTGCTCTTTGCCTGCATTTGGA ATATTGGCCTGGTTGCCAACGGAGCTACCGGCTGGGGATTCATCGGAGAGATTTCCTCGCAGCGTCTACGACCCTATACAGCTGGGTTCGCGGCCGCTTCCACATGTGTCGTTGGAGTCGGCATGGGTATTCTGATTCCCTATATGGTGAATGCGCACGAGTGGAACTGGGGCCTCAAGACCAGCTGGTTGTTTGCCGGTCTGGGTGCTCCCTTTACTCTTGCCATGTGGTTCCTCATCCCCGAGACGGCTGG TCGCTCCGCTGCTGAACTTGACGAGCTCTTTGAGAGAAAGATCAAGCCGTGGCGCTTCCACAAGACTGTCACGACGACTCAACGCATGGTTGAACTGAACAAGGAAGAGAGGGAGTGA
- a CDS encoding Fe2OG dioxygenase domain-containing protein has translation MAADKASLPIVDFARLRDPSTKQEELKTLQHALFGIGFLYLINTEVANTVRDVYKMLPGLFALPSEKKEAVAMVKSPAFVGYTKLGAETTAGATDMREQFDFGTVNDDLWKEGQPQWRRMEGPSEFPDYPGCEALLRRYLSEMTDLSNEFLGYVGESLSLPNDVFDPFKHIMHRLKLVKYPQCPPGSVGVGPHKDSAGLFTFLSQDAVGGLQVLSKDGEWIEAPPIDGSFIINVQQGFEAITGGVCPATTHRVIAPTSTTRYSVPFFQGINPSLTLDQLKSVAAHIVSKVPVSDDAKKRAVDVPSEYLSPLFSCLGEAYLRNRVISHPDVGQKWYPDLYTKYSQQKLV, from the exons ATGGCAGCAGACAAGGCTTCACTTCCCATCGTTGACTTTGCCCGGTTGAGAGACCCGAGTACAAAGCAGGAAGAGCTCAAAACTCTCCAACATGCTCTGTTCGGCATCGGGTTCTTGTATCTCATCAACACCGAGGTGGCC AACACTGTCAGAGATGTCTACAAGATGCTTCCCGGGCTCTTCGCCCTGCCGagtgagaagaaggaggccgttGCCATGGTCAAGTCGCCGGCTTTCGTCGGCTACACGAAACTCGGAGCAGAGACGACAGCCGGTGCCACAGACATGAGAGAG CAATTCGACTTTGGAACTGTGAATGACGATTTGTGGAAGGAGGGACAACCCCAGTGGCGTCGGATGGAGGGACCAAGTGAA TTTCCAGATTATCCAGGCTGTGAAGCCCTTCTCCGACGCTACCTATCAGAAATGACAGACCTGTCAAACGAGTTTCTAGGCTACGTGGGCGAGTCTCTCTCCCTTCCCAACGACGTCTTCGACCCTTTCAAGCACATCATGCACCGCCTCAAACTAGTCAAGTATCCCCAGTGTCCCCCTGGCTCAGTCGGAGTTGGCCCTCACAAGGATTCGGCCGGCCTCTTCACTTTCCTGTCTCAAGATGCAGTCGGGGGCCTTCAGGTCCTCAGTAAGGACGGAGAGTGGATCGAAGCGCCCCCGATTGATGGAAGCTTTATCATCAACGTACAGCAAGGATTTGAGGCTATCACTGGAGGAGTCTGCCCTGCTACGACCCACAGGGTTATT GCTCCCACAAGCACAACCCGCTACAGCGTTCCTTTCTTCCAGGGCATCAACCCCAGCCTGACCTTGGATCAACTGAAGAGCGTGGCCGCCCATATTGTATCCAAGGTCCCGGTCTCGGATGATGCTAAGAAGCGAGCTGTTGACGTACCGAGCGAATACCTTTCGCCTCTATTCTCTTGT CTTGGAGAAGCCTATCTTCGCAATCGCGTCATCAGCCACCCGGATGTTGGGCAGAAGTGGTATCCTGATCTGTACACCAAGTACAGTCAACAAAAGCTTGTATGA